One genomic segment of Lysobacter sp. 5GHs7-4 includes these proteins:
- a CDS encoding ectonucleotide pyrophosphatase/phosphodiesterase produces the protein MRSYFSAAATALLALVLTACAIRAPKPAAPAEPAPVLLISIDGYRNDYFERGTSPNLARIARDGVRAAWMNPSYPSLTFPNHYSIVTGLRPDHHGIVHNSMWEDGLGDFRVADRKAVGDMRWWGGEPIWVGAEKAGLRSATLFWPGSEAPVQGLRPTRWRLFDEKVPADARVDEVLGWLGEPAATRPRVITLYFDALDKAGHEHGPDSAEAAQAIAGIDAAIGRLLDGLAARDQLERVNLIVVSDHGMATVAPGHAIAVEDMVSMEEATVVSIGQSIGIAPKPGFEAAVEKKLLGRHAQYDCWRKGELPQRWHYGRHPRVPPIVCQMHEGWDAIQRSSLAKRPNADRGSHGYDPALPSMRAIFFARGPAFRRGARIDAFDNVDVYPLLARLVGIEPARNDGDIAPLLPALRDAGPRR, from the coding sequence ATGCGCTCCTATTTTTCGGCGGCCGCGACCGCCCTGCTCGCCCTCGTCCTCACCGCCTGCGCCATCCGCGCGCCCAAACCCGCCGCCCCCGCAGAACCGGCGCCGGTGCTGCTGATCTCGATCGACGGCTACCGCAACGATTACTTCGAGCGCGGCACCTCGCCCAATCTCGCGCGCATCGCGCGCGACGGCGTGCGCGCGGCGTGGATGAATCCGTCCTACCCGTCGCTGACCTTCCCCAATCACTACAGCATCGTCACCGGCCTGCGCCCGGACCACCACGGCATCGTCCACAACAGCATGTGGGAGGACGGGCTGGGCGACTTCCGCGTCGCCGACCGCAAGGCCGTCGGCGACATGCGCTGGTGGGGCGGCGAGCCGATCTGGGTCGGCGCAGAGAAGGCGGGACTGCGCAGCGCCACCTTGTTCTGGCCCGGCAGCGAGGCGCCGGTGCAGGGCCTGCGGCCGACGCGCTGGCGCTTGTTCGACGAGAAAGTCCCGGCCGACGCGCGCGTGGACGAAGTGCTGGGCTGGCTGGGCGAGCCCGCAGCGACGCGACCGCGCGTGATCACCCTGTACTTCGACGCGCTGGACAAGGCCGGCCACGAGCACGGACCGGACTCGGCCGAGGCCGCGCAGGCCATCGCCGGCATCGACGCCGCGATCGGCCGCCTGCTCGACGGCCTGGCCGCGCGCGATCAACTGGAACGTGTGAACCTGATCGTGGTGTCCGACCACGGCATGGCCACCGTGGCCCCGGGACACGCGATCGCGGTCGAGGACATGGTGTCGATGGAGGAAGCCACCGTGGTCTCGATCGGCCAGTCGATCGGCATCGCGCCCAAGCCCGGCTTCGAGGCGGCGGTCGAGAAAAAGCTGTTGGGCCGTCATGCGCAATACGACTGCTGGCGCAAGGGCGAGCTGCCGCAGCGCTGGCATTACGGCCGCCATCCGCGCGTACCGCCGATCGTGTGCCAGATGCACGAGGGTTGGGACGCGATCCAGCGCTCGTCGCTGGCCAAGCGTCCGAACGCGGACCGCGGCTCGCACGGCTACGATCCGGCGCTGCCGTCGATGCGCGCGATCTTCTTCGCGCGCGGCCCCGCGTTCCGGCGCGGCGCCCGCATCGATGCGTTCGACAACGTCGACGTGTACCCGCTACTGGCGCGTCTGGTCGGTATCGAGCCGGCGCGCAACGACGGCGACATCGCGCCGCTGCTGCCGGCGCTGCGCGACGCCGGCCCGCGGCGTTAA
- a CDS encoding formimidoylglutamate deiminase, translating to METLDATTLWTPAGWRHDSGLRIDGDGRILAIDGAPPSGSAQRLVPGIANLHSHAFQRAMAGMAERQTDPRDSFWTWRETMYRFAAGFTPETLYAVASQLYVEMLEAGYTTVCEFHYLHHAPGGRRYDDPAAMSRALIAAASDTGIRMTLLPVLYMTGGFDERPLSERQRRFGHEVEDYLDLLQRLRGDAGHGLRIGCSLHSLRAVPPQAMAQTLAALPADSRVHIHIAEQTAEVEDCLAIRKARPVRWLYDHAQVDERWTLVHATHLDDEEVRAIARSGATVAICTTTEANLGDGLFPLREYLDAGGRWGVGSDSHISVSPIEELRWLEYGQRLITRRRNIAVSTELPSVGDTLMRGVAASAADSTGHAIGTLAVGEYADALVLDEDAPVFAGVRDEDALDRWMFAGNRPAVRETWVGGRRVVADGRHRDRDAVAAAYRSAMRQLMESA from the coding sequence ATGGAAACCCTCGACGCGACCACGCTTTGGACCCCCGCCGGCTGGCGCCACGACAGCGGACTGCGCATCGACGGCGACGGCCGCATCCTGGCTATCGACGGCGCCCCACCCAGCGGCAGCGCGCAGCGCCTGGTGCCCGGCATCGCCAACCTGCATTCGCACGCGTTCCAGCGCGCGATGGCGGGCATGGCCGAGCGCCAGACCGATCCGCGCGACAGCTTCTGGACCTGGCGCGAGACCATGTACCGCTTCGCCGCCGGTTTTACGCCGGAGACCTTGTACGCGGTGGCCTCGCAGCTGTATGTGGAGATGCTGGAAGCCGGCTACACCACGGTCTGCGAATTCCATTATCTGCACCACGCGCCCGGCGGCCGCCGTTACGACGATCCGGCCGCGATGTCGCGCGCGCTGATCGCGGCCGCTAGCGACACCGGCATCCGCATGACCTTGCTGCCGGTGCTGTACATGACCGGTGGTTTCGACGAGCGCCCCTTGAGCGAGCGCCAGCGCCGCTTCGGGCACGAGGTCGAAGACTATCTGGACCTGTTGCAGCGTCTGCGCGGCGACGCCGGCCACGGCCTGCGCATCGGTTGCTCGCTGCACAGTCTGCGCGCGGTGCCGCCGCAGGCGATGGCGCAGACGCTGGCCGCGTTGCCGGCCGACAGCCGCGTGCACATCCACATCGCCGAGCAGACCGCCGAGGTCGAGGATTGCCTGGCGATTCGCAAGGCGCGGCCGGTGCGCTGGCTGTACGACCACGCCCAGGTCGACGAACGCTGGACCCTGGTCCACGCCACGCACCTGGACGACGAAGAAGTCCGCGCGATCGCGCGCAGCGGTGCGACGGTCGCGATCTGCACCACCACCGAGGCCAATCTCGGCGACGGCCTGTTCCCGCTGCGCGAGTACCTGGATGCGGGCGGGCGCTGGGGCGTGGGTTCGGATTCGCATATCTCGGTGTCGCCGATCGAGGAGCTGCGCTGGCTGGAATACGGCCAGCGCCTGATCACGCGCCGGCGCAACATCGCCGTGAGCACCGAGCTGCCCAGCGTCGGCGACACGCTGATGCGCGGCGTCGCCGCCAGCGCGGCGGATTCCACCGGGCATGCGATCGGCACGCTCGCGGTCGGCGAATACGCCGACGCGCTGGTGCTGGACGAGGACGCGCCGGTGTTCGCCGGCGTGCGCGACGAGGATGCGCTGGACCGCTGGATGTTCGCGGGCAATCGGCCGGCGGTGCGCGAAACCTGGGTCGGCGGCCGCCGCGTCGTCGCCGATGGGCGTCATCGCGATCGCGATGCGGTCGCGGCGGCGTATCGCAGCGCGATGCGCCAGCTGATGGAAAGCGCCTGA
- a CDS encoding protease inhibitor I42 family protein: MNLRHWFAGCMLASSLAACTSAGAPAASAERVLTAADSAAPVMASVGDVLVVNVEANPSTGYGWIVDTAAAAGTIEQAGEPSMALSHPGAVGGGGTQTWRFRAVAAGQGELRMDYRRAWEKDVPPVRSVSWKIEVR, encoded by the coding sequence ATGAATCTTCGTCATTGGTTTGCGGGCTGCATGCTCGCATCGAGCCTGGCCGCCTGCACCAGCGCGGGCGCGCCGGCCGCTTCCGCCGAACGCGTGCTGACCGCCGCCGACAGCGCCGCGCCGGTGATGGCGAGCGTCGGCGACGTGCTGGTGGTGAACGTGGAAGCGAACCCCAGCACCGGTTACGGCTGGATCGTCGACACGGCCGCCGCGGCCGGCACGATAGAACAAGCCGGCGAACCCTCGATGGCCTTGTCCCATCCCGGCGCGGTCGGTGGCGGCGGCACCCAGACCTGGCGTTTCCGCGCCGTCGCCGCGGGCCAGGGCGAATTGCGCATGGACTACCGGCGCGCCTGGGAGAAGGACGTGCCGCCGGTGCGCAGCGTGTCCTGGAAGATCGAGGTCCGTTAA
- a CDS encoding DNA-3-methyladenine glycosylase 2: MPTFPAPVAQDSLPHWRVCEQARLSRDPRFDGLFFTAVTSTRIYCRPVCPAPAAKRENVLYYGNAAAAEAAGFRPCLRCRPELSPSDGAWRRGDAAVARALKLIDQGLLAEHPLSALAERVGLGERQLRRLFVERLGAAPIGVHGTRRLLFAKQLLTETALPITEVAMAAGFGSLRRFNTTFREAYRMAPRDLRRRPNENANGGDQTLTLRLGYRPPYDFATMLDFLRGRALPGVESVDAHSYARVIGPIERPGWLRVSAWPGGEHALKLELHGPAPSRLLEIINRLRRMFDLDADPNAIADALSVDPRLRPLLKQRPGLRLPSGWDGFEIAVRAILGQQVSVAAARTLAARLAQRFGQALPHPFAPGLEHLFPTPDALVDADLSQIGLTRARADTVRTVARALLDGRVDSGVGFGAERTLDDFAARWVALPGIGPWTANYIAMRALGHPDAFPADDLVLQKAVPTDGSRMTAKALTARAEAWRPWRAYAVIHLWRDSMGAAKPAAAAATTKPRVRTTPRVRTSELRSDAE; encoded by the coding sequence ATGCCGACCTTCCCCGCTCCCGTGGCCCAAGACAGCCTGCCGCACTGGCGGGTCTGCGAGCAGGCGCGCCTGAGCCGCGACCCGCGCTTCGACGGCCTGTTCTTCACTGCCGTCACCAGCACCCGCATCTATTGCCGCCCGGTCTGTCCCGCGCCCGCGGCCAAGCGCGAGAACGTCCTGTATTACGGCAACGCCGCGGCCGCCGAAGCGGCCGGCTTCCGCCCCTGCCTGCGCTGCCGCCCGGAGCTGTCGCCCAGCGACGGCGCCTGGCGGCGCGGCGACGCCGCGGTGGCGCGTGCGCTCAAGCTGATCGACCAGGGCCTGCTCGCCGAACACCCGTTATCGGCGCTGGCCGAGCGCGTCGGTCTGGGCGAACGCCAGCTGCGCCGCTTGTTCGTGGAGCGGCTGGGCGCGGCGCCGATCGGCGTGCACGGCACGCGCCGCTTGCTGTTCGCCAAGCAGTTGCTGACCGAGACCGCGTTGCCGATCACCGAGGTGGCGATGGCCGCCGGTTTCGGCAGCCTGCGCCGCTTCAACACCACCTTCCGCGAGGCTTACCGCATGGCGCCGCGCGACCTGCGCCGGCGCCCGAACGAAAACGCGAACGGCGGCGACCAGACCCTGACCCTGCGCCTGGGTTACCGGCCGCCGTACGACTTCGCCACCATGCTGGACTTCCTGCGCGGACGCGCCCTGCCCGGCGTGGAAAGCGTCGACGCGCACAGCTACGCACGCGTGATCGGCCCGATCGAACGCCCGGGCTGGCTGCGCGTGAGCGCCTGGCCGGGCGGCGAGCACGCGCTGAAGCTGGAACTGCACGGGCCGGCGCCGTCGCGCTTGCTGGAGATCATCAACCGCCTGCGCCGCATGTTCGATCTCGACGCCGATCCCAACGCGATCGCCGACGCGCTGTCGGTGGACCCGCGCCTGCGCCCCTTGCTGAAGCAGCGCCCCGGCCTGCGCCTGCCCAGCGGCTGGGACGGTTTCGAAATCGCGGTGCGCGCGATCCTGGGCCAACAGGTCAGCGTGGCCGCCGCGCGCACCCTGGCCGCGCGTCTGGCGCAGCGCTTCGGCCAAGCCCTGCCGCATCCGTTCGCGCCGGGGCTGGAACATCTGTTCCCGACGCCGGATGCGCTGGTCGATGCCGACCTCAGCCAGATCGGCCTCACCCGCGCGCGCGCCGACACCGTACGCACGGTCGCGCGCGCCCTGCTCGACGGCCGCGTCGACAGCGGCGTGGGCTTCGGCGCCGAACGCACGCTGGACGATTTCGCCGCGCGCTGGGTGGCCCTGCCCGGCATCGGCCCGTGGACCGCCAACTACATCGCCATGCGCGCGCTGGGCCATCCCGATGCGTTCCCGGCCGACGATCTGGTGCTGCAGAAAGCCGTGCCCACCGACGGCAGCCGCATGACCGCCAAGGCCCTGACCGCGCGCGCCGAGGCCTGGCGCCCGTGGCGCGCGTATGCGGTGATCCATCTGTGGCGCGATTCGATGGGCGCGGCCAAGCCCGCGGCCGCGGCGGCCACGACCAAGCCGCGTGTGCGCACTACCCCGCGTGTGCGCACCAGCGAGCTGCGCAGCGACGCGGAATGA
- a CDS encoding TetR/AcrR family transcriptional regulator, which yields MNPPATAERILRAARVLFEREGVAAVSMRRVAEAVGITPMAIYRHFPNRDALLKRISDDSFQEIAHHWSARKDGGDVIARLLAIQRIYLDYALAHPHLFDHAFSIRREDARRYPEDFRARRSPTLNVAADVVLEAQQAGLLRAGDPWDLAMTLWAQSHGLISLYRAGRFSYDEREFRAFYEASLARVLDGLRV from the coding sequence ATGAACCCGCCCGCCACCGCCGAACGCATCCTGCGCGCCGCACGCGTCTTGTTCGAACGCGAGGGCGTGGCCGCGGTCAGCATGCGTCGCGTGGCCGAGGCGGTGGGCATCACCCCGATGGCGATCTACCGCCACTTCCCCAATCGCGACGCGCTGCTCAAGCGCATCAGCGACGACAGTTTCCAGGAGATCGCCCATCACTGGAGCGCGCGCAAGGACGGCGGCGACGTGATCGCGCGCCTGCTGGCGATACAACGCATTTACCTGGACTACGCGCTCGCCCATCCGCACCTGTTCGATCATGCCTTTTCGATCCGGCGCGAGGACGCACGGCGCTATCCCGAGGACTTCCGCGCACGCCGCTCGCCGACCTTGAACGTGGCCGCCGACGTGGTGCTGGAAGCGCAACAGGCCGGGCTGTTGCGCGCGGGCGATCCCTGGGATCTCGCGATGACGCTGTGGGCGCAATCGCATGGCCTGATTTCCTTGTATCGCGCGGGTCGCTTCAGTTACGACGAGCGCGAGTTCCGCGCCTTCTACGAGGCGTCGTTGGCGCGAGTGTTGGACGGGTTGCGGGTTTGA
- the hutI gene encoding imidazolonepropionase, giving the protein MSHSTPTAAPGDALQPQDLPLDGLIVGVSLATLDADNGYGEILDAALGWRDGVLRYVGPRADLPGDPAALAAQVIVADGWITPGLVDCHTHLVFAGDRAREFELRLQGASYEEIARNGGGIVSTVRATRAADEDELLRLSLPRAQALIADGATTLEIKSGYGLDHDNERKMLRVARRIGEVLGVGVRTTYLGAHALPPEYAGRADDYIAAVCGWMRPLHEEGLIDAVDAFCEGIGFSAAQTRRVFETARALGLPVKLHADQLSDLGGAALAAEFSGLSADHVEYTSQASVAAMAEHGTVAVLLPGAFHVLRETRLPPLDAFREHGVAMAVATDCNPGTSPLQSLRQAMQLACTHFRLTPLEALRGATVHAARALGCDDRGVLRVGMRADFVRWRIGHPSELCYWLGGALAGDVYAGGRRLAGGTA; this is encoded by the coding sequence ATGAGCCACTCCACCCCCACCGCCGCGCCCGGCGACGCCCTGCAGCCGCAGGATCTGCCGCTGGACGGCCTGATCGTCGGCGTCAGTCTGGCGACGCTGGATGCGGACAACGGCTACGGCGAGATCCTCGATGCGGCGCTGGGTTGGCGCGACGGCGTGCTGCGCTATGTCGGCCCGCGCGCGGACCTGCCCGGCGACCCGGCCGCGCTGGCGGCGCAGGTGATCGTCGCCGACGGCTGGATCACCCCGGGCCTGGTCGATTGCCACACCCACCTGGTGTTCGCCGGCGATCGCGCGCGCGAGTTCGAACTGCGCCTGCAGGGCGCCAGCTACGAAGAGATCGCGCGCAACGGCGGCGGCATCGTCTCCACCGTGCGCGCCACCCGCGCCGCCGACGAGGACGAACTGCTGCGGCTGTCGCTGCCGCGCGCGCAGGCGCTGATCGCCGACGGCGCGACCACGCTGGAGATCAAATCCGGCTACGGCCTGGACCACGACAACGAGCGCAAGATGCTGCGCGTCGCGCGCCGCATCGGCGAGGTGCTGGGCGTGGGCGTGCGCACCACGTATCTGGGCGCGCACGCCTTGCCGCCGGAATACGCCGGCCGCGCCGACGACTACATCGCCGCAGTCTGCGGCTGGATGCGTCCGCTGCACGAGGAAGGCCTGATCGACGCGGTCGACGCGTTCTGCGAGGGCATCGGTTTCAGCGCGGCCCAGACCCGCCGCGTATTCGAAACCGCGCGCGCGCTGGGGCTGCCGGTCAAGCTGCATGCCGACCAGCTCAGCGACCTGGGCGGCGCCGCGCTGGCAGCCGAGTTTTCCGGCCTGTCCGCCGACCATGTCGAGTACACCTCACAGGCCAGCGTGGCGGCGATGGCCGAGCACGGCACGGTCGCGGTGCTGCTGCCGGGCGCATTCCATGTACTGCGCGAAACCCGCCTGCCGCCGCTGGACGCGTTCCGCGAACACGGCGTGGCGATGGCCGTGGCCACCGACTGCAACCCCGGCACCTCGCCGTTGCAGTCGCTGCGCCAGGCCATGCAGCTGGCCTGCACGCACTTCCGCCTGACACCGCTGGAAGCGCTGCGCGGCGCGACCGTGCACGCCGCGCGCGCGCTGGGCTGCGACGACCGCGGCGTGCTGCGCGTGGGCATGCGCGCCGACTTCGTGCGCTGGCGCATCGGCCACCCGTCGGAGCTGTGCTACTGGCTGGGCGGCGCGCTCGCGGGCGACGTCTATGCCGGCGGACGGCGCCTGGCCGGCGGTACCGCCTGA
- the hutU gene encoding urocanate hydratase has product MSAASRHDPDRVIRAPRGSDKTCKSWLSEAAYRMIQNNLDPEVAENPAELVVYGGIGRAARDWPSFDAILKSLRELEDNETLLIQSGKPVGVFPTHADAPRVLLANSNLVPHWATWEHFNELDKKGLMMYGQMTAGSWIYIGSQGIVQGTYETFVEMGRQHYGGSLTGRWILTAGLGGMGGAQPLAASLAGACSLNIECKQSSIDMRLRTRYVDEQASDLDDALARIAKYTAAGEARSIALLGNAAEVLPELVRRGVRPDAVTDQTSAHDPVHGYLPIGWSVEQWLAAQKTDPEGVRDAAKRSMRVHVEAMLAFQRQGIPTFDYGNNIRQMAQDVGCENAFDFPGFVPAYVRPLFCRGVGPFRWVALSGDPEDIYKTDAKVKEIIADDAHLHRWLDMAKERISFQGLPARICWVGLGLRHKLGLAFNEMVRNGELKAPVVIGRDHLDSGSVASPNRETEAMRDGSDAVSDWPLLNAMLNVAGGATWVSLHHGGGVGMSYSQHSGVVIVCDGSEEADKRIARVLWNDPGTGVMRHADAGYEIAQQCAKEQGLKLPML; this is encoded by the coding sequence ATGTCCGCAGCCAGCCGCCACGATCCCGACCGCGTCATCCGCGCCCCGCGCGGCAGCGACAAGACCTGCAAATCGTGGCTGAGCGAAGCCGCCTACCGCATGATCCAGAACAACCTGGACCCTGAAGTCGCCGAGAACCCGGCCGAACTGGTGGTCTACGGCGGCATCGGCCGCGCCGCACGCGACTGGCCGTCGTTCGACGCGATCCTCAAGTCGCTGCGCGAACTGGAAGACAACGAGACCCTGCTGATCCAGTCGGGCAAGCCGGTCGGCGTGTTCCCCACCCATGCCGACGCGCCGCGCGTGCTACTGGCCAATTCCAACCTGGTCCCGCATTGGGCGACCTGGGAACACTTCAACGAGCTCGATAAGAAGGGCTTGATGATGTACGGCCAGATGACCGCCGGCAGCTGGATCTACATCGGCTCGCAGGGCATCGTCCAGGGCACCTACGAAACCTTCGTCGAGATGGGCCGCCAGCACTACGGCGGTAGCCTGACAGGGCGATGGATCCTGACCGCCGGCCTGGGCGGCATGGGCGGCGCGCAGCCGTTGGCCGCGTCGTTGGCCGGCGCCTGCTCGCTGAACATCGAATGCAAGCAGAGCAGCATCGACATGCGCCTGCGCACCCGTTACGTAGACGAGCAGGCCAGCGACCTGGACGACGCGCTGGCGCGCATCGCCAAGTACACGGCCGCCGGCGAGGCGCGTTCGATCGCGCTGCTGGGCAACGCCGCCGAAGTGCTGCCGGAACTGGTGCGCCGCGGCGTGCGTCCGGACGCGGTCACCGACCAGACCAGCGCCCACGATCCGGTCCACGGCTATCTGCCGATCGGCTGGAGCGTCGAGCAGTGGCTGGCGGCGCAGAAGACCGATCCCGAAGGCGTGCGCGACGCCGCCAAGCGCTCGATGCGCGTGCACGTGGAGGCCATGCTGGCGTTCCAGCGGCAGGGCATCCCGACCTTCGACTACGGCAACAACATCCGTCAGATGGCGCAGGACGTGGGCTGCGAAAACGCCTTCGATTTCCCGGGTTTCGTGCCGGCCTACGTGCGTCCGCTGTTCTGCCGCGGCGTCGGCCCGTTCCGCTGGGTCGCGCTCAGCGGCGATCCGGAGGACATCTACAAGACCGACGCCAAGGTCAAGGAAATCATCGCCGACGACGCCCACCTGCACCGCTGGCTGGACATGGCCAAGGAGCGCATCAGCTTCCAGGGCCTGCCGGCGCGCATCTGCTGGGTCGGCCTGGGCCTGCGCCACAAGCTGGGCCTGGCGTTCAACGAAATGGTGCGCAACGGGGAGCTCAAGGCGCCGGTGGTGATCGGCCGCGACCACCTCGACAGCGGCTCGGTGGCCTCGCCCAATCGCGAGACCGAAGCCATGCGCGACGGCAGCGACGCGGTCAGCGACTGGCCCCTGCTCAACGCCATGCTCAATGTGGCCGGCGGCGCGACCTGGGTTTCGCTGCACCACGGCGGCGGCGTGGGCATGAGCTATTCGCAGCACTCCGGCGTGGTCATCGTCTGCGACGGCAGCGAGGAAGCGGACAAGCGCATCGCGCGCGTGCTGTGGAACGATCCCGGCACCGGCGTGATGCGCCATGCCGACGCCGGTTACGAGATCGCCCAGCAGTGCGCGAAGGAGCAGGGGCTGAAGCTGCCGATGCTCTGA
- a CDS encoding methylated-DNA--[protein]-cysteine S-methyltransferase, producing MSQHIRLKDGAITYQRIDSPVGSLLLASGDDGLRLIEFEAPWHPVVVDRHWREGDDAVLSSTRTQLQEYFAGARREFDLPLAPHGTAFQMQCWRTLALIPWGQTWSYGQMARHMGQASAMRAVGAANGRNPLPIVLPCHRVIGADGSLTGFGGGLPTKRFLLELEGALAPANDLFG from the coding sequence ATGAGCCAACACATCCGACTCAAGGACGGCGCCATCACCTACCAACGCATCGACAGCCCGGTGGGCAGTCTGCTGTTGGCCAGCGGCGACGACGGCTTGCGACTGATCGAATTCGAAGCGCCCTGGCACCCGGTCGTGGTCGACCGCCACTGGCGCGAAGGCGACGACGCGGTGCTGTCGAGCACGCGTACGCAACTACAGGAATATTTCGCCGGCGCCCGACGCGAGTTCGACCTGCCGCTGGCGCCGCACGGCACCGCGTTCCAGATGCAGTGCTGGCGCACCCTGGCGTTGATTCCCTGGGGCCAGACCTGGAGCTACGGCCAGATGGCGCGGCACATGGGCCAGGCCAGCGCGATGCGCGCGGTCGGCGCCGCCAACGGCCGCAATCCGCTGCCGATCGTGCTGCCCTGCCACCGCGTGATCGGTGCCGACGGCAGCCTGACCGGCTTCGGCGGTGGCCTGCCGACCAAGCGTTTTCTGTTGGAACTGGAAGGCGCGCTGGCCCCGGCGAACGATTTGTTCGGCTGA
- a CDS encoding DUF4440 domain-containing protein, protein MRRTAARCAAAALSIAILAPAWAATQESPPPPPIAPPPPLTAKECQVWARELSFARSVADHDAAAFASHLQPGAAFGASRALPTRGREAIAKAWTRIIEGKVVRLEWYPTRVTIGGVADVAWSSGPSLFEDPAPDAKQRYRIGAFHSVWHRDRDGVWRVLFDDGVEPKPATEAEAMAFRAARPTRCPEFRLTNP, encoded by the coding sequence ATGCGCCGTACCGCCGCCCGCTGCGCCGCCGCGGCGCTGTCCATCGCGATCCTGGCGCCGGCCTGGGCCGCGACCCAGGAGTCGCCGCCGCCGCCTCCGATCGCGCCGCCGCCACCGCTGACCGCTAAGGAATGCCAGGTGTGGGCGCGCGAACTCAGCTTCGCGCGATCGGTCGCCGATCACGATGCGGCCGCGTTCGCCTCGCATCTGCAGCCCGGCGCCGCGTTCGGCGCCAGCCGCGCATTGCCTACGCGCGGTCGCGAGGCCATCGCCAAGGCTTGGACCCGCATTATCGAGGGCAAGGTCGTGCGGCTGGAGTGGTATCCGACCCGCGTCACCATCGGCGGCGTCGCCGACGTGGCCTGGTCCAGCGGGCCTTCGCTATTCGAGGATCCGGCCCCGGACGCCAAGCAGCGCTACAGGATCGGCGCCTTCCATTCGGTCTGGCACCGCGACCGCGACGGGGTCTGGCGGGTGCTGTTCGACGACGGCGTCGAGCCCAAGCCGGCGACCGAGGCCGAGGCCATGGCGTTCCGCGCGGCCCGGCCCACGCGTTGCCCGGAATTCAGGCTGACGAATCCCTAA
- a CDS encoding 30S ribosomal protein THX — protein sequence MGKGDRKTAKGKRYNSSYGNARKAVTKAAGTAAAPAAKKTAKAPAAKAPVAKKVVAKKAAAKE from the coding sequence ATGGGTAAAGGCGACCGCAAGACCGCCAAGGGCAAGCGCTACAACTCCAGCTACGGCAACGCCCGCAAGGCCGTGACCAAGGCCGCCGGCACCGCCGCCGCGCCGGCCGCGAAGAAGACCGCGAAGGCGCCGGCTGCGAAGGCGCCGGTCGCCAAGAAGGTCGTGGCCAAGAAGGCTGCCGCCAAGGAGTAA
- a CDS encoding dipeptidase — protein MRSLLAAACTLALFASAAHADEPLSASQKLARAATIVDTHIDAPTELLKHWNDLGLDSPKVEFDYPRARQGGLDVAFMSIYTSPEQDAANTAWQVASMQIDAVEALVGRHPDKFAILRSPDDYARLIDGGRVLLAIGMENGAPIGDDLARLKQFHTRGVRYITLAHSHSNRIADGSYSLERPWKGVSPFGLKVIAEMNRLGIMVDVSHLSDDATRAALAASRAPVIASHSGLRHFTPDFERNLSDELALAIAKKGGVVQITFGNGFVDPATAADTTAYFRARPEFDRAQAAAAARGEKPKTAEDFDKEWERTHPPRAVKIDAVLDQIDYAVKLIGVDHVGIGSDFDGVGGALPAGLRNVGDYPNLIAGLQARGHSDADIRKILGENLLRVWREVEQVAAAK, from the coding sequence ATGCGCTCATTGCTCGCCGCCGCCTGTACCCTGGCCCTGTTCGCAAGCGCGGCGCACGCCGACGAACCGCTGAGCGCGTCGCAGAAGCTCGCGCGCGCGGCGACCATCGTCGACACCCACATCGACGCGCCGACCGAACTGCTCAAGCATTGGAACGACCTGGGCCTGGACTCGCCCAAGGTCGAGTTCGATTACCCGCGCGCACGCCAGGGCGGCCTGGACGTGGCTTTCATGTCGATCTACACCTCGCCCGAACAGGACGCGGCCAACACCGCCTGGCAGGTCGCGAGCATGCAGATCGATGCGGTCGAGGCGCTGGTGGGACGGCATCCGGACAAGTTCGCGATCCTGCGTTCGCCCGACGACTACGCGCGCCTGATCGACGGCGGCCGCGTGCTGCTGGCGATCGGCATGGAGAACGGCGCGCCGATCGGCGACGACCTCGCGCGCCTCAAGCAATTCCATACCCGCGGCGTGCGCTACATCACCCTCGCCCACAGCCACAGCAACCGCATCGCCGACGGCTCCTACAGCCTGGAGCGGCCGTGGAAGGGCGTGAGCCCGTTCGGGCTGAAGGTGATCGCCGAAATGAACCGCCTGGGCATCATGGTCGATGTCTCGCACCTCAGCGACGACGCCACCCGCGCCGCGCTCGCGGCCAGCCGCGCCCCGGTGATCGCCAGCCATTCCGGCCTGCGCCATTTCACCCCCGACTTCGAACGCAACCTCAGCGACGAACTGGCGCTGGCGATCGCCAAGAAGGGCGGCGTGGTCCAGATCACCTTCGGCAACGGTTTCGTCGATCCGGCGACCGCGGCCGACACCACGGCCTACTTCCGCGCCCGTCCCGAATTCGACCGCGCCCAGGCCGCGGCCGCCGCGCGCGGCGAGAAGCCCAAGACCGCCGAGGACTTCGACAAGGAATGGGAGCGCACGCATCCGCCGCGCGCGGTCAAGATCGACGCGGTGCTGGATCAGATCGACTACGCGGTGAAGCTGATCGGCGTCGACCACGTCGGCATCGGCTCCGACTTCGACGGCGTCGGCGGCGCCCTGCCCGCGGGCCTGCGCAACGTCGGGGACTACCCGAACCTGATCGCGGGCCTGCAGGCGCGCGGCCACAGCGACGCGGATATCCGCAAGATCCTGGGCGAGAACCTGCTGCGGGTGTGGCGCGAGGTGGAGCAGGTGGCGGCAGCGAAGTAG